Proteins co-encoded in one Bacillus sp. FSL H8-0547 genomic window:
- a CDS encoding adenylate kinase: MNLVLMGLPGAGKGTQAERIVEKYEIPHISTGDMFRAAIKGETELGLKAKSFMDQGALVPDEVTIGIVRERLGKNDCEKGFLLDGFPRTVAQAEALENILSDLDRKMDYVINIEVDKDILMERLTGRRICKQCGSTYHLVFNPPAAEGRCDKCGGELYQREDDNEETVANRLEVNLKQTQPLLNFYEEKGYLRNINGQQDINKVFADVNELLGGLGE; this comes from the coding sequence TTGAATCTAGTATTAATGGGTCTGCCGGGAGCCGGTAAAGGCACACAGGCAGAACGAATCGTTGAAAAATATGAAATCCCTCATATCTCAACAGGGGATATGTTCAGAGCTGCCATTAAAGGTGAAACTGAGCTAGGTCTTAAAGCAAAATCCTTCATGGATCAAGGTGCTCTCGTTCCTGATGAAGTAACGATCGGTATCGTCCGTGAAAGATTAGGCAAGAATGATTGTGAAAAAGGTTTCCTGCTTGACGGATTCCCGCGCACAGTTGCTCAGGCTGAAGCTTTGGAAAACATCCTGTCTGATCTTGATAGAAAAATGGATTATGTCATTAACATTGAGGTTGATAAAGACATCCTGATGGAACGTCTTACAGGACGCCGCATCTGCAAACAATGCGGATCAACATATCATCTCGTTTTCAATCCTCCGGCTGCTGAAGGACGCTGCGACAAATGCGGCGGTGAACTTTACCAGCGTGAAGATGACAACGAAGAGACTGTTGCTAACCGGCTTGAAGTAAACCTCAAGCAGACACAACCTTTGCTGAATTTCTATGAAGAAAAAGGATATCTGCGTAATATTAATGGCCAGCAGGACATCAACAAAGTCTTCGCTGACGTTAATGAACTGCTTGGAGGATTAGGTGAATGA